A genomic region of Solanum dulcamara chromosome 2, daSolDulc1.2, whole genome shotgun sequence contains the following coding sequences:
- the LOC129880214 gene encoding uncharacterized protein LOC129880214, producing MNFLMLRSNQTAASEHSPARGVQSVPNHAAKPSTTLEGLIAEEPYTESEKRDGEGDEFGNEDEVIADTNEKTNSQFVANHIDVKEDEGWITIPKDKLPDNWSEAPDISSICSLDRFFVIPGEQVHLLACLSACKQDTEIITPFKVAAVMKQNGNTGINSGSVSPGEAVDDSSVNENGNANVDPEKEVSAGENLLRLEDYKRQTESLVQRFNGSHFFARIAESDEPLWSKRKAMEEVSDMIGADGSETVKTRKKNLSLSASTDKGNFDARTSGGVARNAVKCCALPNGDVVVLLQVNVGIEFVRDPVLEILQFEKYQERSLSSLNEENMTYAKQDPCGELLKWLLPIDNSIPPSARPLSPPQLSSSASIRSTSTKPIVSGSSGSQLFSFGNFRSYSMSSLPPNSAPPPSVTISTTGPSFNPEDWEGFSFQRSVKSEKTGSEGLLSFRGVSLEPERFSVRCGLEGIFIPGRRWRRKIEIIQPVEITSFAADCNTDDLLCVQIKNVCPTHAPDIVVYIDAVTIIFEEASNSGQPLSLPIACIEAGEDYSLPNLALRRGEEHSFILRPVNPILKSSNGHSGKTLQSSRVHSRSASSTWNHLPNIEERNIGSPTDKYAVLVSCRCNYTESKLFFKQPTSWRPRISRDLMISVASEMTKQTLGSFEGGAQLPVQVLTLQASNLTPQDLTMTVLAPASFTSPPSVVSLSTSPVSPMSPFIGSSDFTERVNIDKQISAAQSNSLVSVNQVPEGKNLSQSVPFSERATPMPDVLPSGDLGCTHLWLQSRVPLGCVPAQSTATIKLEVLPLTDGIITLDSLQIDVKEKGVTYVPEHSLKINATSSISTGII from the exons ATGAACTTCCTGATGCTGAGGTCTAATCAGACTGCAGCTTCCGAGCACTCACCTGCTCGGGGAGTTCAATCGGTGCCAAATCATGCTGCCAAACCAAGTACTACTTTAGAGGGCCTTATTGCTGAAGAACCTTATACAGAGAGTGAGAAACGCGACGGTGAGGGTGATGAATTTGGCAATGAGGATGAAGTTATTGCGGACACAAATGAGAAAACCAACTCTCAGTTTGTTGCCAACCACATTGATGTTAAAGAGGACGAAGGATGGATAACTATTCCAAAGG ATAAACTTCCTGATAACTGGAGCGAGGCACCTGATATATCTTCCATATGCTCACTGGACCGCTTCTTTGTTATACCTG GTGAACAGGTCCATTTACTTGCATGTCTCTCAGCCTGTAAGCAGGATACAGAAATTATTACACCTTTTAAAGTTGCGGCCGTCATGAAACAAAATGGTAACACAGGGATTAATTCCGGGTCTGTTTCCCCTGGAGAAGCAGTGGATGATAGTAGTGTGAATGAGAATGGTAATGCAAATGTTGACCCCGAAAAGGAGGTTTCTGCTGGTGAAAATCTGTTGAGATTGGAAGATTACAAAAGACAAACTGAATCACTTGTACAAAGGTTTAACGGTTCTCACTTTTTCGCTCGAATTGCCGAGTCAGATGAGCCTCTATGGTCAAAAAGAAAAGCTATGGAGGAGGTATCTGATATGATTGGAGCAGATGGCTCAGAAACGGTGAAGACACGTAAAAAGAATCTATCTTTGAGTGCTTCCACTGATAAGGGAAACTTTGATGCTAGAACCTCTGGTGGAGTGGCAAGAAATGCTGTCAAGTGTTGCGCCCTTCCAAATGGAGATGTAGTG GTACTTTTACAAGTAAATGTCGGTATTGAGTTTGTGAGAGATCCCGTCCTTGAAATTCTTCAATTTGAGAAGTATCAAGAAAGAAGTTTGTCATCTTTGAATGAGGAGAATATGACTTATGCAAAGCAGGATCCCTGTGGTGAACTTTTGAAATGGCTACTTCCTATAGATAATTCTATTCCTCCTTCCGCACGACCTTTATCCCCGCCTCAATTAAGTTCCAGTGCGAGCATTCGTAGCACATCCACAAAGCCCATCGTATCTGGATCTTCTGGATCACAACTCTTTTCTTTCGGTAACTTTAGAAGTTACTCCATGTCTTCACTTCCACCAAATAGTGCACCACCTCCATCTGTTACAATCTCCACTACTGGACCAAGTTTTAATCCAGAAGATTGGGAAGGCTTTTCATTTCAAAGGTCAGTGAAGAGTGAAAAGACCGGGAGTGAAGGACTTTTATCTTTTAGAGGTGTATCTCTTGAGCCAGAAAGATTTTCGGTTCGTTGTGGTTTAGAAGGTATTTTCATCCCTGGAAGGAGATGGAGGAGGAAAATTGAAATAATTCAACCAGTAGAAATTACTTCTTTTGCTGCTGACTGCAATACAGATGATCTCCTTTGTGTCCAGATCAAG AATGTCTGTCCAACACATGCACCGGATATTGTTGTCTACATAGATGCTGTAACAATCATTTTTGAAGAAGCTTCAAACAGTGGGCAGCCTTTATCTTTACCAATTGCATGTATTGAAGCTGGTGAAGACTATAGTTTGCCGAATTTGGCCCTCAG GAGAGGTGAAGAACATTCTTTCATTCTCAGACCAGTCAATCCCATCTTGAAGAGTTCCAACGGTCATagtggaaaaactcttcaatctTCACGAGTACATTCTAGAAGTGCATCATCAACATGGAACCATCTTCCCAATATTGAGGAAAGAAATATTGGGTCACCTACTGATAAATATGCAGTTCTGGTATCATGTCGATGCAATTACACAG AGTCAAAGTTATTCTTCAAGCAGCCAACAAGCTGGAGACCACGAATTTCTAGGGACCTTATGATCTCTGTTGCTTCTGAAATGACAAAACAAACCCTTGGATCTTTTGAAGGAGGTGCTCAGCTTCCAGTACAG GTCTTAACTCTTCAGGCATCAAACCTGACTCCACAAGATCTGACAATGACAGTGCTTGCTCCTGCTTCCTTTACTTCCCCGCCTTCTGTGGTGTCATTGAGTACTTCACCGGTATCACCAATGAGTCCCTTCATTGGTTCTTCTGATTTTACGGAGAGAGTGAATATTGATAAGCAAATTAGTGCTGCTCAGAGCAATAGCTTGGTATCAGTAAATCAAGTACCGGAAGGGAAAAATCTTTCTCAATCAGTTCCATTTAGTGAGAGGGCCACTCCCATGCCTGATGTGCTTCCAAGTGGCGATTTAGGTTGTACACATCTATGGTTGCAGAGCAGAGTTCCCTTAGG ATGTGTGCCCGCTCAATCTACAGCAACCATCAAACTTGAAGTACTTCCCCTGACGGATGGTATAATCACACTTGATTCTTTACAGATTGATGTTAAGGAGAAAG GTGTGACATATGTTCCTGAGCATTCTCTGAAGATTAATGCAACTTCAAGCATTTCCACCGGAATTATCTGA